Proteins from a single region of Engystomops pustulosus chromosome 5, aEngPut4.maternal, whole genome shotgun sequence:
- the CUL2 gene encoding cullin-2: MSLKPRVVNFDETWNKLLTTINAVVKLDYVERATWNDRFSDIYALCVAYPEPLGERLYSETKTFLENHVLQLHEKVLASAEQVLVMYHRSWEEYSRGADYMDCLYRYLNTQFIKKNKLTEADLQYGYGGVDMNEPLMEIGELALDMWRKLMIEPLQDTLLRMLLKEIKSDRCGEDPNQKVIHGVINSFVHVEQYKKKFPLKFYHEIFEWPFLAETGEYYKQEASNLLQESNCSQYMEKILGRLKDEEIRCRKYLHPSSYTKVIHECQQRMVADHLQFLHAECHNIIRQERRSDMANMYTLLRAVSNGLPHMIQELQNHIHDEGLRAVSNLSQENMPTQFVESVLEVHGKFVQLVNTVLNGDQHFMSALDKALTCVVNYREPKSVCKAPELLAKYCDNMLKKSAKGMTENEVEDKLTSFITVFKYIDDKDVFQKFYARMLAKRLIHGLSMSMDSEETMINKLKQACGYEFTSKLHRMYTDMSVSADLNNKFNNFIRNQDTVVDLGISFQIYVLQAGAWPLTQAPSSTFAIPQELEKSVQMFELFYNQHFSGRKLTWLHYLCTGEVKMNYLSKPYVAMVTTYQMAVLLAFNNSESVTYKELQDSTQMNEKELTKTIKSLLDVKMINHDHDKEDVDGESIFSLNMNFSSKRTKFKITTPMQKDTPQEVEQTRSAVDEDRKMYLQAAIVRIMKARKILRHNALIQEVISQSRARFNPSISMIKKCIEVLIDKQYIERSQASADEYSYVA, from the exons ATGTCATTGAAGCCACGAGTCGTGAATTTTGATGAGACATGGAACAAACTTTTAACGACAATCAACGCCGTTGTCAAGTTGGATTACGTCGAGAGGGCGACATGGAATGACCGCTTCTC TGATATTTACGCGCTCTGTGTTGCCTATCCAGAGCCTCTCGGAGAACGACTGTATTCAGAGACAAAAACCTTCCTGGAAAACCATGTTTTACAGCTGCACGAG AAAGTCTTGGCATCAGCAGAACAAGTTCTAGTGATGTATCACCGGTCCTGGGAGGAATACAGTAGAGGAGCTGACTACATGGACTGTCTCTATAG GTATCTCAACACACAGTTTATTAAAAAGAACAAGCTGACTGAAGCAGATCTACAGTACGGCTACGGGGGTGTAGATATGAACGAGCCATTGATGGAGATAGGTGAA TTAGCACTTGACATGTGGAGGAAGCTGATGATTGAACCGCTGCAGGACACCCTCCTCAGAATGCTTCTCAAAGAGATTAAAAG CGATCGATGTGGGGAAGACCCAAATCAAAAAGTAATCCATGGGGTTATCAACTCCTTTGTTCATGTTGAACAGTATAAGAAAAAATTTCCCTTAAAG TTTTATCATGAAATTTTTGAGTGGCCTTTTCTGGCTGAAACAGGGGAGTATTACAAGCAAGAAGCTTCAAATTTATTACAAGAGTCTAACTGCTCACAATATATGGAAAAA ATTTTAGGTAGATTAAAAGATGAAGAGATTCGATGTCGAAAGTATTTACACCCCAGTTCCTACACAAAAGTGATACATGAATGCCAACAGAGAATGGTCGCCGACCACTTGCAGTTCCTACATGCAGAATGTCACAATATCATTAGGCAAGAAAGGAGAAGTG ACATGGCCAATATGTACACCCTTCTCCGTGCTGTATCTAATGGTTTACCTCACATGATTCAGGAATTACAGAACCATATCCACGATGAGGGCCTTAGAGCTGTTAGTAATCTTTCTCAGGAAAAC ATGCCAACCCAGTTTGTGGAATCGGTCTTAGAGGTCCATGGTAAATTTGTCCAGCTCGTCAACACGGTTTTAAACGGGGATCAACATTTTATGAGTGCACTAGACAAG GCCCTTACATGTGTTGTTAACTATAGGGAGCCCAAATCCGTCTGTAAAGCGCCTGAATTG CTGGCGAAATACTGTGATAACATGCTGAAGAAATCGGCCAAGGGGATGACTGAGAATGAGGTGGAAGACAAGCTAACAAGTTTTATTACCGTCTTCAAGTACATCGATGATAAAGATGTTTTCCAGAAG TTCTACGCCAGAATGTTGGCAAAACGACTAATTCACGGCTTATCAATGTCAATGGACTCTGAAGAAACTATGATCAATAAATTAAAG CAAGCATGTGGGTATGAATTCACCAGCAAGCTGCATCGAATGTACACGGACATGAGCGTTAGCGCCGATCTTAATAACAAATTTAACAACTTTATCAGAAATCAAGACACAGTTGTAGATCTGGGCATCAGCTTTCAGATATACGTATTACAG gctGGTGCTTGGCCGTTGACTCAGGCTCCATCCTCTACATTTGCCATCCCTCAGGAACTGGAAAAGAGTGTACAGATG TTTGAATTATTTTACAATCAGCACTTCAGTGGCAGAAAGCTGACATGGTTGCACTATTTGTGTACAG GTGAAGTAAAAATGAACTACTTGTCTAAACCCTACGTAGCTATGGTCACGACATACCAAATGGCCGTCCTGCTTGCCTTCAATAACAGCGAATCGGTCACTTACAAGGAACTACAAGACAGCACTCAGATGAATGAGAAAGAGTTGACCAAGACCATCAAATCTTTACTGGACGTCAAAATGATAAACCACGACCATGATAAG GAAGATGTGGACGGCGAATCAATATTTTCATTAAATATGAATTTCAGCAGTAAAAGGACGAAATTTAAAATTACTACACCCATGCAGAAGGACACGCCACAG GAAGTGGAACAGACCCGAAGTGCTGTAgatgaagacagaaaaatgtatCTTCAAGCTGCTATAGTGCGTATAATGAAAGCCCGCAAAATACTACGACATAACGCGTTGATACAAGAG